From a single Piliocolobus tephrosceles isolate RC106 chromosome 21, ASM277652v3, whole genome shotgun sequence genomic region:
- the LOC113219928 gene encoding DNA-directed RNA polymerase II subunit RPB1-like → MSSPPGHRDSPVCPSYSPTIPRFQQESASYPQETPTDSQTSLRSSPASLRSHRDSSISFSYSQTIPRFQLESVPGTQDTPPNSPISLSSSPVSLMFSAPGLRDSPVSLSYSPTVSRFQLGSASHTQESPTNSQSLLQPSPISFTSSPPGFRDSPVSPSFSPAFPRFLQQSAPGTQENPRNSQASRDYFPMTCVYTGMAPTYPSVTPNPSPFTLRHSQGLTATPRYCPSVRSPGQSASQHDAVSWPFLHISGEGPTPSRRRAPPAFRPHTQACPSTCYCHTLASRRGSSNGRYHHPGYHRPTAVQRDPPACRRGCQRPY, encoded by the coding sequence ATGTCTTCACCCCCAGGCCACAGGGACTCTCCCgtctgtcccagctactctccaACCATACCCAGATTTCAGCAGGAGTCAGCCTCCTACCCCCAGGAAACACCTACAGACTCACAGACCTCACTGAGATCCTCCCCGGCCTCTCTCAGGTCCCACCGGGACTCTTCTATCAGTTTCAGCTACTCTCAAACCATCCCTAGATTCCAGCTGGAGTCCGTTCCAGGCACCCAGGACACACCACCAAACTCACCAATTTCACTGAGTTCCTCCCCAGTCTCTCTCATGTTTTCAGCCCCAGGCCTCAGGGACTCTCCTGTGTCTCTCAGCTACTCCCCAACTGTCTCCAGATTTCAGCTGGGGTCAGCTTCCCACACCCAGGAATCACCTACAAACTCACAGTCCTTACTGCAACCCTCCCCCATTTCTTTCACCTCTTCACCCCCAGGCTTCAGGGACTCTCCTGTGTCTCCCAGCTTCTCTCCCGCCTTCCCCAGATTTCTGCAGCAGTCAGCCCCAGGCACCCAGGAGAACCCGAGAAACTCACAGGCCTCACGAGATTATTTCCCTATGACCTGTGTCTATACAGGGATGGCTCCCACGTATCCCTCAGTGACCCCCAACCCATCTCCATTTACACTCAGACACTCCCAGGGCCTGACAGCTACTCCCCGTTATTGTCCTTCAGTTCGAAGCCCTGGCCAATCTGCTAGCCAACATGACGCAGTTTCCTGGCCATTTCTCCAcatttctggtgagggccccacACCCAGCCGCAGAAGAGCCCCTCCTGCATTCCGTCCTCACACACAGGCCTGTCCATCTACTTGCTACTGTCACACTCTTGCCAGCAGAAGAGGCTCCTCTAACGGCCGATATCACCACCCAGGCTATCATCGCCCCACAGCTGTGCAGCGGGACCCTCCTGCTTGCCGACGTGGCTGCCAGCGCCCATACTGA
- the LOC113219929 gene encoding DNA-directed RNA polymerase II subunit RPB1-like has translation MSASKNSGVFSGSSYERSPSPDSPRSMLASPSLSLSPPRNSDLRESSSPGIRSYHSPSSRASPHSPTSSPETHKLPFPFPNGDGQSVKELGSPVSSSGDSLASPRSSVIYHMFLLPSPSSSPPALGEAPVSPSYSPNNPRFQLESAPHTQESPTNSQASQRSSPMSFISPSPALRDSPVSPSYSPTIPRFLRESAPCSQESPRNSQVSGDYERSPSPDSSRFMPASPSFSLSPPRNSEPRGSSSPGMWKTITDVIVLSRVLFWRFFTVTPFLNNIPYVLTAIIQQLTPSPQ, from the exons ATGTCTGCGTCTAAGAACAGTGGCGTCTTTTCTGGCTCTTCCTATGAGCGGTCCCCCAGCCCGGACTCCCCAAGATCCATGCTAGCCTCACCCAGCttgtccctctcccctcccagaaACTCAGACCTAAGAGAAAGCTCCTCACCAGGGATCAGGAGCTACCATTCACCATCCTCTAGGGCTTCACCACACTCACCTACGTCATCACCAGAAACCCACAAGCTCCCATTTCCCTTTCCTAACGGTGATGGGCAATCAGTGAAGGAATTGGGCTCGCCCGTGTCCTCCTCTGGGGATTCTTTAGCTTCACCACGTTCATCAGTaatataccacatgttcttactgcCATCACCCAGCAGCTCACCCCCAGCTCTAGGGGAGGCTCCTGTGTCTCCCAGCTACTCTCCAAACAACCCCAGATTTCAGCTGGAGTCAGCCCCCCACACCCAGGAATCACCTACAAACTCACAAGCCTCACAGCGCTCCTCCCCTATGTCTTTCATCTCTCCATCCCCAGCCCTCAGGGACTCTCCTGTGTCTCCCAGTTACTCTCCAACCATCCCCAGGTTTCTGCGGGAGTCAGCCCCATGCAGCCAGGAGTCCCCCAGAAACTCACAGGTCTCAGGAGATTATGAGCGGTCCCCCAGCCCTGACTCCTCAAGATTCatgcctgcctctcccagcttctccctctcccctcccagaaACTCAGAGCCAAGGGGCAGCTCCTCACCAGGGATGTGGAA GACAATCACCGATGTCATTGTGCTCTCCCGTGTCCTCTTCTGGAGATTCTTCACAGTCACCCCGTTCCTCAATAATATACCATATGTTCTTACTGCCATCATCCAGCAGCTCACCCCCAGCCCTCAGTGA